The window TAGCCCAAGCTGTCAAGTCGATCCATCTAGACGCGAGCAAAATTTCAGCCCGACTCAAACAGGGAGAACCCAAAGACATAGTCCTCCAAGTCGCTGAAGAAGAAGACTCTGACCTGATTATTATGGGTTCGCGAGGGCTGAAGCGCTTAGAAGCGATTTTGGAAAACTCGGTCAGCCAATACGTTTTCCAATTGTCTCCCCGTCCCATGTTACTGGTCAAAGACGACGCCTACGTCAAACAAATCAGGCGCGTTATGGTAGCGATGGATAAATCCGATTCAGCTCAACAAAGCTTGAATTTAGCCCTATCACTCTTACAAGATATTAACGGTAGTGAGCTATTTTTAGTCCATGTCAATCCTGACAAGCTTAAAGGTGCTGAACCCATTGTTCAAGCAGAAAACGACCCAGTTCTAGCACCGGCAGTAGCAGAGGCGAAACGGCGGGGTGTAGCTTACCGTTGTATTAACACAAGCGGTAAGGCAGGAGAAGAGATTTGTCGATTAGCCGATGAGAAGAATATTGACTTGTTAATTCTCGGTTCTCCTGATCGCCGTCCCTCGATTGCTAAAACATTACCCGATTTAGATCGATTACTAGGGGGTTCGTTATCCGACTATGTCCGAGTTTATGCCAACTGTCCCGTGTTATTATCACGTACTGTTGATTGAACTCTAAGTTAGCCTTCTGGAGAATTAGTATTCCTTGCTTCAAAGGTGGGTAACATCCAGTTGCCTTTTGTTACAGCCGAGTCGGGACTCAAGGGATAAGACTGTTTTTCTTGGCTCCTGACTTTCGTTCCCCCTAATCTATTCAGAGCAAAAGGGCACATTGGCCCAAAGCCTCAAGGAATAAAGAAAACCCCCGCCTTTGCTTTGGCAGAGGCAGGGGATTTTGTTGACTACAGATTCTAAGAATTTTTGTTGCCTTCGCGGCTAGCTGTTTGGATGTACAGAACTAACAGGAAAACTGTAGGAACCAGCACAAATAAAATGCTGGCGATAAACCCTAATTCATTAACTTGCATTGAACCAGTGCCTCTAATTTGCTATTGTTTTAACCCGCTTTCTTTAGGATATCATCAACGCTCTTCTGCAAGTTATCGATTCACTTTGAGGGTTTTGTTTTTACGCTTACCGGTCCATTGACCAAGGCTTGACAGGCTAACCGATAAGTGTCAGGCTTTTTTTTAAGTTTGCGGTTTTCTACGTCAGTTCGAGGGGAAAGATTCTCTATCCCGTCAGTCACCTCAACAATACAAGTGCCACATTGACCGTAACCTCCACAATTCATCATCTTTCCTGTGAATGTGTAGAGGTCAATGCCGTTCTGTAGAGCCTTCTCTCTTAAGTTAGCCCCATTCGCCGCAATCACTTCCTGCCCTTCTTTGACAAATTTGATATTACCCATCAATCCTCCTGACTCTCACCTTACCCCTATCTTATTAAGAAATATTAATAAAATCTGAGATTTTAGGAAAATAGTAGGCTTTCTTCCCCTAGGGAACCCTACTGACCACTAGTGCAGCGCGGCAGAAATAACCCACCAGTCCAAAAAGGTTAAAAAGCTTAGTGTACAAGCGTCCTTACCTTCTGCCTTCTGCCTTCTTTCTTCTGCCTTCTTGCACTAGTAGAGCGTCAAGGTAAATTTGAGGGGTAATTTAGTACTTCCCCCTTGAACCCCTTGACCTATAACAACCCTTCAATTCAAGGTTGACAGACTACTAGGGTAAGTTAGATAAATTACTGTTTGGCAGATTACTGGTTGCCCGTTGCAGAGCGGCTAACGCCCGATTATACTCCAAAATGGCGCTGAGCTGATTGAATCGAGCACGAGTGAGAGCCGTTTGCTGATTGAGGACATCCGTTTGGGTGCCGACCCCCGCCTGAAATCTTAACCGCGCCAACCGCAAGCTTTCTTCGGCTCGTTGCAGGGCGATCGTTGCCGTTTCAATATTCTGGGCGTTAGCATTCAAGTTAAAAAAAGATTGTTCTACCTCAAGGCGTACCTGATTACGCTGGTCAGCAAAACGAGTTTCCGCGATCGCAATATTCTTCTTCGCCTGTTCCGCTCTAGAGCGAGCTGCTCCGCCATCGAAAAAATTCCACCGTAGCGTTGCCCCCAATGATAAGCCGCCAGCCGGTCCTTGGTCATCGCCCAAAATCCCCAGCACATTATAACTAGCCGACAGACCGGCTTGAGGTCTGATCGAAGCCAGAGCAATACGCCGCTGCTGCTCACTGATATCACGTTGAACAAGAAACTGCTCCAACTCGGCTCGGTTTTTATAAGCCAAAACAATACTCTGTTCCAGAGATAAAGGCCATTGTCCCGCCACTGCAATCGGGTCGGCGGCTGCCAAATCAGCCGTCTGTGGCACACTTAACAATTGTGCAAGCTGGCGTCGGCTAATTCGTTGCTGACTCACGGCGCGAGTCAACTCTTGTTGGGAACTGGCCAAATCCACCTCAGCCTGCAAGACATCAAATCGAGTCCCCAACCCAGCTTGTTCCAACAACTGAGCATCTCGGAGACTTTGAGCGGCTGCCAGCACGGCGGCTTGGAAAATATCGACTTGAGCATCAGCCTCTTGCACCGCATAGTAGGCATTGGTAATATCCAGCCGCAATTGTTCGGCAAGACGTTCCACCTCTAGCTGTTGGAAACGAACCTGTTGCTCAGCTTGCCGAATTTGTGCCGGACGAAGCCCTGCCGTGAACAAGTCATAATTGGCTTGCAGCGCGGCATTGAAATTTTCGCTGATGATATTAGTAGGACTCAACAAGGGATTGTTGGCTGATGCCGAATTCCGTAGTCTCTGCGCCGCAGACTCATCACGGGAAAATGTTGTCACAACTCCCAAGGTCGGAAACTCAGCTGCAAGAGCTTCTTGTAGAGCAGCCTGATTCCGTTCTAAGGTCAGCTTGGCAGCCTCAAGAGTCCGATTATTCCGCTGCGCCAGTTCCAGTGCCTGTTGTAAAGTAATCGCCTGGGCGTTTGTAATCTGAACTTCCTGGCTTTGGGTCGGAAACAGTAAAGGGTCGGGGCTGGGGTTGAGAGAGTCTGGCGCTGGAGTTCTCTGATTGGCAGGAGGCGACTGAGCTAGCTTATCCTGATTAGAGTTGTGGCTCTCTCTGTCTGTAGGTCTCCCCCTTCTAATCTTACGCACTGGATTAACCACAGGTTTCGGTCGCTCAGCCTGCAATACCAAGGTGACAGGAGTTGTAGAGGAAGGCAATCCAGGTAAAACATTGGATTTTGGTGCGTCCTCTTCCTTTTGAGCGTCTTCTATCCCTGCGGGGAAAGAGGTTAAGAGAGGCTCTTGAGTCAAGGCTGGTGACAACTGTGAGTCTCCCGTTTCAGCTCGTTTCCGGTCTAGGTCTTGAAGTAAGAGTAACTCTTTAGAACTACCAGGCTCTACTAAGGTTAGGGCAATTGCAGATCCTAAACCGAAAGCCACGAAATGACGAAAAGTTGGCATATATTTTGAAATCTGACCTTTAGTCTGCAACAAACTGCTTTTCTTGAGCAATTTACCAGTCCTTTGCACAATAATCGCTTGTCTGAAGGTTAGGCAAACGAAGAGATGGGCTGACTTTGAGTAAAGGAATTCCGAAATTGTCTCACAATCACAATCAGTAGACGCGCCACGATACTGCTCAATTATTTAATTTTTTGGTTCACTATTGATGAACTCTAAAAAAATTGTCTAAATTTTTACCTGAGGCTGACTCTCGGCAAGTCCTTTTTGCTCTTGAGTGAGTTGTTCATGCAGCCATTCAATCTCCGCTCGATGTACCCCGAAGCAATGCTGCAAGAGACCTTTTTGGTAAGGGTCAGTGAGTGATAGCTGCTCGTTCTCAAGACTTTCCACGCGCAACTGACAAACGTGCAAGCGATGCTCTAGTAGCATAATTCGTTCTACCCGTTCCAAGTTGCCGAAGAAGAAAAACTTGATGAAAAAGCGAGAGCGGCTATTGACCCAGCTTTCCTGGGGATGTTCCATCATCTTTTGATGCCAGCGCTGACGCCCCTCGGCAGTGATGGCGTAAGTTTTCCGATTGGGACCTGTGTCTGTTTGGTCAATCGTCAAGGTCGTAATTTCCCCTCTTTCCTCTAGACGCTTGAGTAAGGGATAAATTGCTCCATAGTTGACGCTTATACTACTGCTCATAAATAGCTCTAGCTGCTGCTTTAATCGGTATCCGTGCAAGGGTTCGCTCTGGAGAAGACCTAACGTTGCGAGTTCCAGCATTTCCTTAATATTTTTTTCTTTCTTATCTATACCAGACTGATATACTAAACGAAAATATGTGTGTCCAGTTTACATCGCCCTACTGAAAAGCTCTAAAAGTTCGTTCTTTATCATACTAACCGCATTCATGTCAATGGCTAAAGTCAGTGTACCGCTTTCTGGTCAGTCACTCATGGAGAATGCATCTACTCGGCTAACTCCCAATGGCCTCAAGTCGTGGTAGACCATCTCCAACCCCTGGGACACTTCAAGGAATCCCAGTGAAACGGCAACCGATGAAACCCAATACTTAAGGCCGCATCGACCGAATGAGTTACAAGGAGAGGAAACGAAGATGAGTGAACCTGAACTCCCTAAGTATTCAGTTCCAGCACAGACTGAACAGACTGTGATGACTGACGGTGATGGAGCTGATACAGACGAGTCTTTTCGTGATGAGCGGTTTGACCCACGCCCACGGAATCGTTGGCCGATCGCATTGGGAGGCATCATCCTGCTGTTGGGAGGGGGTTTGGGTTGGTACTGGTGGCAAGCGACTCGTGCCAATCCTGCCTCAAAAGCTCCAGCCGCAGGAATGGGTCAACCGCCGCCGGGAATTCCTGTCAAACTAGCCAGTGTCGAGACACAACGAGTCCAAGACACTTCTGAATTTGTCGGTTCCATAGAAGCCCCACGAGGCGTAGTGATCAAGCCTGAAATCGACGGGCGCATCACACAGATTTTGGTTCAAGATGGCGCTCGTGTCCAGCAAGGGCAAGTGCTCATTCGCTTAGACAGTGACAGCACCGAAGCGAGTCGGATGCAAGCTAAAGCCAATCTTGACCGTGCTCAAGCTCGTTTGGCTGAACTCGAAGCAGGGACACGTCCCGAAGAAATTGCCCTCGCCGAAGCTCGGTTAAATCAAGCCGAAGCCCGCCTCGCTAACGAGAAAGCTGGGGCAAGTCCCGAAGAAATTGCTCAGGCTCAAGCCCAAGTAGAAGCGGCTAAAGCCGAGGCTGATTTGGCGAAATCACGGGTGGGTCGATATCAAACCTTAAGACAACAAGGCGCTATTTCTCAAGATCGCCTGGAGGGATATATCCAAGAAGAGCGCACCGCCACAGCCAGACAGCAAGAAGCCGAACGACGGTTAGAGGCACTCAGAAAGGGTAGGAGTTCCGATATCGATCAGCTCACCGCAGCCGTGGAACAAGAACGGCAATCCTTAAATCAACTGAAGAATGGCCCCCGCAAAGAAGAGATTGCCCAGGCGCGATCACAAGTTTCTGAAGCCGCCGCTCAAGTCCGCTCCACCGAAGTCCAGGTACAAAACACCCAGATTTTCGCTCCCCTTACAGGAATTGTCGGGAATATCCCCGCTAAAGTAGGAGACTTTGTGAGCAAGGGGGATACGCTGACCACAATTACCCAAAACCAAACATTAGAGCTGAATTTGTCGATTCCCTTAGAGCGAGGCCCCGAATTGCGCTTGGGGCAGCGAGTTGAGGGAACCGACAACCAAGGAAATGTACTCGGTACGGGGAGAATTAGTTTCATTTCCCCTCAAGTTAATCCCACATCTCAAAGCATCCTGGCTAAAGCTAGCTTTGACAATTCAGAAGGACAACTACGGGATGGACAATTTATTAAAGCCAAAGTGATTTGGAATACGGCTCCTGGCATTTTAATCCCAACGACTGCTATCTCTCGCGTTGCTGGAGAGACTTTCGTTTTCGTCGCCGAGGGGCAAGCACCTTCTAAACTTATCGCTCGTCAAAAACCTGTGAAGTTAGGCGAAATTCAAGGTAATAAATACCGCGTGATTGAAGGGTTAAAGCCAGGAGAAAAAATTGTTGTTTCTGGTTTGCTAAACCTGGCTGATGGCGCTCCGATTATTCCTGAGTCTTAGTTGGATTAAGTCGGTTTATATTGGAATAATAGGTTTTTTAACGCAGAGGGTCACAGAGGTTTTCGCAGAGGGACGCGGAGGTTTTAGAGCTGATTTTTTGTCAATTCAGAGCGCATAGGAATCAATGTTATGAGTAATGGGTAATTGGTATTAATCATTACCCATTACCAATTACCCATTACCAATTACCCGTTCTATGTTTGTCGATTTTTTTATTAAGCGACCTGTCTTTTCGACGGTCTGCGCTTTAATTATTCTCTTGGTAGGAGCGATTAGTATTCCCACCCTACCCATTGCTCAGTTTCCGGACATCAGCCCGACCCAAATTAATGTGACGGCGAACTACACTGGGGCAAGTGCTGAAGTTGTTGAAAATGCCGTGACGAATATCTTAGAACGGCAGATTAACGGCGTGGAAGGGATGAAGTACATGACTTCATCCAGTAGTAATGATGGGACGAGTTCGATTACGGTCACCTTTGATGCTTCGCGCAATAAAGATATTGCCGCCGTTGATGTTCAAAACCGAGTGACGGTGGCTCAGACTCAGTTGCCTGAAGCTGTACAGCAAACGGGTGTTAGGGTGACAAAACAATCGACCAGTCTGCTATTGGCGATCGGTCTATATACAGAAAAAGGTGAGTACGACAATACCTTTTTAAGTAACTACGCCGACCTCTACCTGGTTGATGCGGTAAAACGGGC of the Allocoleopsis franciscana PCC 7113 genome contains:
- a CDS encoding PadR family transcriptional regulator, whose product is MLELATLGLLQSEPLHGYRLKQQLELFMSSSISVNYGAIYPLLKRLEERGEITTLTIDQTDTGPNRKTYAITAEGRQRWHQKMMEHPQESWVNSRSRFFIKFFFFGNLERVERIMLLEHRLHVCQLRVESLENEQLSLTDPYQKGLLQHCFGVHRAEIEWLHEQLTQEQKGLAESQPQVKI
- a CDS encoding universal stress protein, which translates into the protein MIQKILVAVAGRGLCEEMLNMLLEIPVLQQVAVTVLHVVPPQITADAMSAKLEEGGKILAQAVKSIHLDASKISARLKQGEPKDIVLQVAEEEDSDLIIMGSRGLKRLEAILENSVSQYVFQLSPRPMLLVKDDAYVKQIRRVMVAMDKSDSAQQSLNLALSLLQDINGSELFLVHVNPDKLKGAEPIVQAENDPVLAPAVAEAKRRGVAYRCINTSGKAGEEICRLADEKNIDLLILGSPDRRPSIAKTLPDLDRLLGGSLSDYVRVYANCPVLLSRTVD
- a CDS encoding TolC family protein, producing the protein MPTFRHFVAFGLGSAIALTLVEPGSSKELLLLQDLDRKRAETGDSQLSPALTQEPLLTSFPAGIEDAQKEEDAPKSNVLPGLPSSTTPVTLVLQAERPKPVVNPVRKIRRGRPTDRESHNSNQDKLAQSPPANQRTPAPDSLNPSPDPLLFPTQSQEVQITNAQAITLQQALELAQRNNRTLEAAKLTLERNQAALQEALAAEFPTLGVVTTFSRDESAAQRLRNSASANNPLLSPTNIISENFNAALQANYDLFTAGLRPAQIRQAEQQVRFQQLEVERLAEQLRLDITNAYYAVQEADAQVDIFQAAVLAAAQSLRDAQLLEQAGLGTRFDVLQAEVDLASSQQELTRAVSQQRISRRQLAQLLSVPQTADLAAADPIAVAGQWPLSLEQSIVLAYKNRAELEQFLVQRDISEQQRRIALASIRPQAGLSASYNVLGILGDDQGPAGGLSLGATLRWNFFDGGAARSRAEQAKKNIAIAETRFADQRNQVRLEVEQSFFNLNANAQNIETATIALQRAEESLRLARLRFQAGVGTQTDVLNQQTALTRARFNQLSAILEYNRALAALQRATSNLPNSNLSNLP
- a CDS encoding 2Fe-2S iron-sulfur cluster-binding protein, with product MGNIKFVKEGQEVIAANGANLREKALQNGIDLYTFTGKMMNCGGYGQCGTCIVEVTDGIENLSPRTDVENRKLKKKPDTYRLACQALVNGPVSVKTKPSK
- a CDS encoding efflux RND transporter periplasmic adaptor subunit, coding for MSEPELPKYSVPAQTEQTVMTDGDGADTDESFRDERFDPRPRNRWPIALGGIILLLGGGLGWYWWQATRANPASKAPAAGMGQPPPGIPVKLASVETQRVQDTSEFVGSIEAPRGVVIKPEIDGRITQILVQDGARVQQGQVLIRLDSDSTEASRMQAKANLDRAQARLAELEAGTRPEEIALAEARLNQAEARLANEKAGASPEEIAQAQAQVEAAKAEADLAKSRVGRYQTLRQQGAISQDRLEGYIQEERTATARQQEAERRLEALRKGRSSDIDQLTAAVEQERQSLNQLKNGPRKEEIAQARSQVSEAAAQVRSTEVQVQNTQIFAPLTGIVGNIPAKVGDFVSKGDTLTTITQNQTLELNLSIPLERGPELRLGQRVEGTDNQGNVLGTGRISFISPQVNPTSQSILAKASFDNSEGQLRDGQFIKAKVIWNTAPGILIPTTAISRVAGETFVFVAEGQAPSKLIARQKPVKLGEIQGNKYRVIEGLKPGEKIVVSGLLNLADGAPIIPES
- the psbM gene encoding photosystem II reaction center protein PsbM — translated: MQVNELGFIASILFVLVPTVFLLVLYIQTASREGNKNS